From Spirosoma aerolatum, one genomic window encodes:
- a CDS encoding SusC/RagA family TonB-linked outer membrane protein: MKKQLYSSWRVFAVLLLCSSGTCIGFAQPSFAFAKQRPSTDKVTTGSQLVRLKDALKALKEHYKVDIIYGDQSIELLSVSADEVKFQQSLEKNLSNVLRSSGLKYKKLKDGTYLILGKSQKGGISDARFPETPGSINPQPIEKIIEDSRTRTEVPVTNTPQDIAVRGRVTDGDKGDILPGVSVVLKNSQKGTTTDGDGTYSIAIPDAAAVLVFSFVGYVPQEVTVGNRTTLNVSLKPDTKSLSEVLVIGYGSQSRKTISTAITKVEGKSIANQPVGTPGEALAGLSSGVQVQSGRGGFPGEAPTIRIRGIGSLGTNSNPLYVVDGYPLQEPSQFNLINPSDIESIEILKDAASAAIYGSRAGNGVVIVTTKRGKAGKTAFSFSAYTGMQQIAKKVDVLQRDEYIEYIKYVARVTNQAYPSVFDTNPKSLPDTDWQDAIFRQAPISEYQLSATGGSEKVRYAVSGAYFTQQGTMKGTSYDRYNLRFNLDADLSSKLRIGVSLAPSYSQQYRQPAGGPYNNATSSELSGGRSLPNPVTSATLMPPIVPLYTANGDFGQNFDAVMNDDGSSFVADNLFSPLAIVELNKNRVRNYRLFGSGFLEYEPIKDLRIKSSLGSTLNLEDQYAYVPSTLANQLAPRANATNPVLGQIFARESQQLGLDWLWENTATYSKALGRDHHFSVLALYSLQKFQSKFTATSGRTGTFTTDLLTNPLASPDRIGELQYDQNAFLSYGGRVTYDYKSKYILSAALRRDASSRFGPNNRFATFPSFSAAWRLSEEPFMQAVKATVNELKIRASFGETGNANIGSFNWVNSIVGRNYSFGGQRTFGAAQSGFANYDLTWERNQQTDLGLEVGFLNDKFSLSIDVYDRITKGMLFQKDLPGIVGYASTFRTNLGKLQNRGVEISGKANLKLGPVGWTIDANISANRTNVLDLGGPQSLPPQASVFGWNNVFQIKVGDPLGYMYGYQVQGIFKTVDDLTKYPQWVSGNKVGDWIIKDQNGDGKVDEADKVVIGKGFPNFIYGLTNTFRYQGFDLSVLVQGVQGNNLINGNIRHPAGNVDYGSLQLFYKNMFDPANPSQDTQFHMAGAGGVTMGNNLTDRVVFSGSFLRVRNVTLGYTIPSAVLKRIKLQTARVFATGQNLFTFTKYPWYNPEASLNGDSAYQPGVDQGTYPANRTVTIGLNIGF, from the coding sequence ATGAAAAAACAACTTTACTCAAGTTGGCGAGTGTTTGCTGTGCTTTTGCTATGCTCGTCGGGGACCTGTATTGGCTTCGCGCAACCTTCCTTTGCCTTCGCCAAACAGCGGCCGAGTACCGACAAAGTAACCACGGGCTCGCAACTGGTTCGGCTGAAAGATGCCTTAAAAGCACTGAAGGAACATTACAAGGTTGATATCATCTACGGTGATCAGTCCATTGAGCTGCTTTCGGTATCCGCCGATGAGGTGAAATTCCAGCAGTCGCTCGAAAAAAACCTGTCGAACGTGTTGCGCTCAAGTGGCCTTAAATACAAAAAGCTAAAAGATGGAACCTATTTAATTCTCGGAAAGAGCCAGAAGGGGGGGATCTCCGACGCACGATTTCCAGAAACCCCTGGTTCAATCAACCCTCAACCCATTGAAAAAATAATAGAGGATAGTAGAACTCGGACGGAAGTACCCGTGACCAATACACCGCAGGACATTGCCGTTCGTGGCCGGGTTACAGATGGCGATAAAGGCGACATACTACCAGGCGTAAGCGTGGTGCTGAAAAACTCTCAGAAGGGTACTACTACGGACGGCGATGGTACTTATTCGATTGCTATTCCTGATGCAGCCGCTGTATTAGTGTTTAGTTTTGTGGGATACGTGCCCCAGGAAGTGACGGTTGGCAATCGGACTACCCTCAACGTGAGTCTGAAACCCGACACAAAGTCGTTGAGCGAAGTGCTGGTCATTGGGTATGGCTCTCAGTCACGAAAAACAATTTCGACGGCCATTACCAAAGTAGAGGGCAAATCCATTGCGAATCAACCGGTAGGAACGCCAGGTGAAGCCTTGGCGGGTTTGTCTTCAGGGGTACAAGTGCAATCGGGTAGGGGTGGTTTTCCGGGCGAGGCTCCCACCATTCGGATTCGGGGTATCGGCTCACTCGGCACAAACAGCAACCCACTCTACGTCGTAGATGGCTATCCCTTGCAGGAGCCGAGCCAGTTCAACCTCATCAATCCATCGGATATTGAGTCTATCGAGATTTTGAAGGATGCTGCTTCGGCAGCTATTTATGGCTCCCGCGCTGGCAATGGGGTCGTTATTGTAACAACGAAACGGGGGAAAGCAGGCAAAACGGCTTTTTCATTCTCCGCTTACACGGGGATGCAGCAGATTGCCAAAAAAGTAGATGTCCTTCAGCGGGATGAGTACATTGAGTACATCAAATACGTGGCCCGCGTAACCAATCAGGCATATCCATCGGTGTTCGACACCAACCCTAAAAGCCTGCCCGATACCGACTGGCAGGATGCTATTTTTAGGCAGGCTCCTATTTCTGAATATCAATTGTCGGCAACAGGTGGTTCCGAGAAAGTCCGCTACGCTGTCTCGGGGGCTTATTTTACGCAGCAGGGAACCATGAAGGGAACCTCCTACGACCGTTATAACCTACGCTTCAATCTGGATGCCGACCTTAGTTCCAAACTTAGAATCGGGGTGTCATTAGCACCGTCCTATTCACAGCAATACCGGCAACCAGCGGGTGGGCCTTACAACAATGCCACCAGTAGTGAACTTTCGGGCGGTCGATCCTTACCCAATCCCGTTACGTCGGCCACGCTAATGCCGCCCATTGTTCCACTCTATACCGCCAATGGAGACTTTGGTCAAAACTTTGATGCCGTTATGAATGATGATGGCTCTTCGTTTGTGGCCGACAATTTGTTTAGTCCGCTAGCTATCGTTGAGCTCAACAAAAACCGGGTGCGCAATTACCGGCTCTTTGGGAGTGGCTTTCTGGAATACGAACCCATCAAGGACCTACGTATCAAGTCCTCATTAGGATCGACATTAAATCTGGAAGATCAGTACGCCTACGTGCCGTCCACCCTGGCGAACCAACTGGCACCACGCGCCAATGCGACGAACCCGGTTCTGGGGCAGATTTTTGCCCGCGAAAGCCAGCAGCTTGGTCTCGACTGGCTATGGGAAAATACCGCTACCTACAGTAAAGCCCTGGGAAGAGATCATCATTTCTCCGTGCTGGCCTTATATTCATTACAAAAATTCCAGTCGAAGTTTACCGCTACGAGCGGCCGAACCGGCACGTTTACAACAGACTTACTGACGAATCCGCTGGCTTCACCTGACCGTATCGGAGAGTTGCAATACGATCAGAATGCGTTTTTGTCTTACGGTGGCCGGGTAACTTACGATTATAAAAGTAAATATATTCTGTCGGCAGCGTTGCGCCGGGATGCTTCGTCGCGCTTTGGCCCAAATAACCGCTTTGCTACCTTCCCTTCCTTTTCGGCTGCCTGGCGATTGTCGGAAGAACCGTTTATGCAGGCGGTCAAGGCTACGGTGAATGAACTCAAGATCAGGGCGAGTTTTGGGGAAACTGGCAATGCAAATATCGGTAGTTTCAACTGGGTCAATTCGATTGTTGGCCGCAACTATAGTTTTGGTGGTCAGCGAACGTTTGGGGCTGCCCAATCGGGTTTCGCCAATTATGACCTCACCTGGGAACGTAACCAGCAAACAGATCTGGGCCTTGAGGTTGGCTTTTTAAACGACAAATTTTCGCTGTCAATTGATGTATACGACCGAATAACGAAAGGAATGCTTTTCCAGAAAGATCTACCCGGTATCGTTGGCTACGCCAGTACGTTCCGAACCAATCTGGGAAAACTTCAGAACCGGGGTGTTGAGATTTCCGGGAAAGCCAATCTGAAACTAGGTCCGGTTGGCTGGACAATCGATGCCAATATTTCGGCCAACCGCACCAATGTGCTTGATTTGGGTGGTCCGCAATCACTACCTCCGCAGGCTTCTGTTTTTGGCTGGAATAATGTCTTTCAGATAAAAGTAGGTGACCCACTGGGCTACATGTATGGCTATCAGGTTCAGGGGATTTTTAAAACCGTGGATGATCTGACCAAATATCCACAGTGGGTATCGGGCAACAAAGTGGGCGACTGGATCATCAAAGACCAGAATGGCGATGGTAAAGTGGATGAAGCCGATAAGGTCGTTATCGGGAAAGGCTTTCCCAATTTTATCTATGGGCTCACCAATACGTTCCGGTATCAGGGATTCGATCTGAGTGTGCTTGTTCAGGGTGTGCAGGGAAATAATCTGATCAATGGAAATATTCGACACCCGGCGGGCAATGTGGACTATGGGAGTCTGCAACTTTTCTATAAGAACATGTTTGACCCGGCAAATCCCAGTCAGGATACTCAATTTCACATGGCAGGTGCTGGTGGGGTGACCATGGGGAATAATTTAACCGACAGAGTTGTATTCAGCGGTTCATTCTTGCGGGTTCGGAATGTAACGCTGGGTTATACGATCCCGTCAGCCGTCTTAAAACGGATAAAACTTCAGACAGCACGGGTATTTGCCACGGGCCAGAATCTGTTCACCTTCACAAAATACCCCTGGTATAACCCGGAAGCCAGCCTGAATGGCGATTCGGCTTATCAACCGGGCGTCGATCAGGGCACCTATCCTGCCAACCGAACAGTCACGATTGGTTTAAACATTGGTTTCTAG
- a CDS encoding FecR family protein, producing MKSTITKELIVDYLSGNASALQKQLIDEWVLAEENEELFYKWLEEYELAHPEYNANVEGAIANYHRFAEKIDSSEVVQPALVTPKTVHLVRGDSNWFRLSIAASVLLVLLTVGYLKKDAWYYQTYSTDFGETKSVTLPDGSQVTLNANSSLRLPRWGFAKNTRHVFLLGEASFSVKHTATHQPFVVQTDRKFDVVVLGTEFSVFARERKAKIVLSKGKVQLNVQVGPVVQKMIMKPGDLITLDSQNHAQLTTTSQPEMHSAWRGHRYVFDGTTLQEIIYLLAENYGITAQVADKSLLSLTLSGSFTADNADQLVEVVDGVLGLQSTRQDNHMMISQGKP from the coding sequence ATGAAGTCAACCATAACAAAAGAACTCATCGTTGATTATTTGTCTGGTAATGCCTCTGCCTTACAAAAACAACTGATTGACGAATGGGTGCTTGCTGAAGAAAACGAAGAACTTTTTTATAAATGGCTGGAGGAATATGAACTGGCTCATCCCGAATACAATGCCAATGTAGAGGGGGCCATTGCTAACTATCATCGATTTGCTGAAAAGATTGATTCCAGTGAAGTTGTACAGCCTGCCTTAGTTACCCCCAAAACCGTTCATCTGGTCAGGGGCGATTCCAACTGGTTTCGATTGTCCATAGCTGCTTCAGTCCTTCTAGTCCTGCTAACGGTTGGCTACTTGAAAAAAGATGCCTGGTATTATCAAACCTATAGCACTGACTTTGGAGAAACTAAATCAGTTACGCTACCCGATGGCAGTCAGGTTACCTTGAATGCAAATTCATCACTTCGGTTGCCACGCTGGGGTTTTGCCAAGAACACTAGACATGTCTTTCTGTTAGGAGAAGCTTCATTTTCCGTAAAACATACGGCTACCCATCAACCTTTTGTCGTTCAGACCGACCGGAAGTTTGACGTAGTTGTACTCGGGACAGAATTCTCCGTGTTTGCCCGTGAGCGCAAGGCAAAAATCGTGTTAAGCAAAGGCAAAGTTCAATTGAATGTACAAGTGGGTCCTGTCGTCCAGAAAATGATTATGAAGCCGGGTGATTTAATAACGCTCGATAGTCAGAATCACGCCCAGCTTACAACAACTTCCCAACCCGAAATGCATTCGGCCTGGCGGGGGCATCGCTACGTTTTCGACGGAACCACCCTACAGGAAATTATTTACCTGCTGGCAGAAAATTATGGTATAACGGCGCAGGTGGCTGATAAATCCTTATTGTCGCTAACGCTGTCCGGCTCGTTTACGGCCGATAATGCCGACCAGTTAGTAGAGGTAGTTGACGGAGTTTTAGGCCTGCAAAGTACCCGTCAGGATAATCACATGATGATTAGTCAAGGTAAACCATAG
- a CDS encoding RNA polymerase sigma-70 factor, translating into MIQLNSQSGGDASHKRMIERVGEKEKGELPTPILNDELFIKKALEADYRKGVELLYRRYFQPLCSHAIKFVGGRAIAEDLVSDVFYTVYKDRVFTEITTSYRFYLFRAVRNRAYNFLKWELSRQEPLGVWHDVAMAESQQPDAMSQFDELYQDVQQAINSLPVDRRRIYLMNRFEGKRYQEIAEELTLSVKTVEVQLYRANKAIRSVLKAKWLLVFVCMLID; encoded by the coding sequence ATGATTCAGTTGAACAGTCAATCTGGCGGTGATGCGTCTCACAAACGCATGATCGAACGAGTCGGCGAAAAAGAGAAAGGTGAGCTGCCAACACCAATACTGAATGATGAGCTATTTATTAAAAAAGCACTGGAGGCCGATTATCGAAAAGGAGTTGAATTATTATACCGCCGGTATTTTCAGCCACTCTGTAGTCACGCCATTAAGTTCGTTGGGGGACGAGCCATAGCCGAAGACCTTGTTTCGGATGTATTTTACACAGTTTATAAGGACCGGGTTTTTACGGAAATCACCACCTCGTATCGTTTTTATCTCTTTCGCGCCGTTCGAAATAGAGCTTATAATTTCCTCAAATGGGAATTAAGTCGGCAGGAGCCACTCGGGGTGTGGCATGATGTTGCTATGGCCGAAAGCCAGCAGCCTGATGCTATGAGCCAGTTTGATGAACTGTATCAGGATGTACAGCAGGCAATAAATTCGTTGCCGGTTGATCGACGCCGAATTTATTTAATGAATCGCTTCGAGGGGAAACGGTATCAGGAAATTGCTGAAGAGTTGACATTATCCGTAAAAACAGTTGAAGTTCAACTGTACCGAGCCAACAAAGCTATCCGATCCGTACTGAAGGCAAAGTGGCTTCTGGTATTTGTCTGTATGCTAATCGACTAA
- a CDS encoding RNA ligase family protein has product MALSTKYGRTYHYPFSPGTTSDDRINYDYASDLAQIQTLIHTEKLDGENNCLSRYGVFARSHAAPTTSPWTSAIRQRWELIRYDLGNLEIFGENLFAIHSIRYERLEDHFFVFAVREYDVWLSWEETQFYAHLLDFPTVPVLGRISAPLQANDIEAGVRSLASLGGRFGSVDAQTGELCTMEGIVSRDSESYAITAFPHRVFKYVRKGHVQTNEHWTRSWKRAPLAWERRNV; this is encoded by the coding sequence ATGGCTTTATCAACCAAGTACGGGCGAACGTACCATTATCCCTTTTCGCCCGGCACTACCAGCGACGACCGTATCAACTACGATTACGCATCGGATCTGGCTCAAATTCAAACGCTTATTCATACTGAAAAACTGGACGGCGAAAACAACTGCCTGAGTCGCTACGGCGTTTTTGCCCGCTCTCATGCAGCCCCCACTACATCGCCCTGGACCAGCGCCATCCGCCAACGGTGGGAATTGATTCGATATGACCTGGGCAATCTGGAAATCTTTGGGGAGAACCTGTTTGCGATCCACTCCATCCGGTACGAACGGCTGGAAGATCATTTCTTCGTCTTTGCCGTACGAGAGTATGATGTCTGGTTATCGTGGGAAGAAACGCAATTTTACGCCCATTTGCTCGACTTTCCGACTGTACCCGTATTAGGTAGAATCAGCGCTCCGTTACAGGCCAACGATATCGAAGCAGGTGTACGTTCGCTGGCCAGTCTGGGGGGTCGGTTTGGCTCCGTCGATGCCCAGACGGGCGAATTATGCACAATGGAGGGTATTGTTTCGCGGGATTCAGAGTCGTATGCCATAACAGCGTTTCCGCATCGGGTATTCAAATATGTTCGTAAAGGGCACGTTCAGACAAATGAACACTGGACACGTAGCTGGAAACGCGCGCCTTTAGCGTGGGAAAGGAGGAACGTATGA
- a CDS encoding AAA family ATPase — protein sequence MNWQLTDRKSWPDLLRQFDFVRDMVGVPQDPAHHAEGDVAVHTRMVLEALELLPAYRALPANEQAILWAAALLHDVEKRSTTMQEGDGRITSKGHARKGERTARLLLYDAYPTPFIQREAVARLVRYHGLPLWIFEKESPRQALLQASLEVNTAWLALLARADVLGRVCADQDELLYRIDLFEEFCREQDCWGKSYPFASNLTRFQYFRRDDLAPDFPLYDDTKTTVVLLSGLPGVGKDHYLLSHYRDWPVVSLDGIRRQFGIDPLDRKGTGRVVQMAKEQARAYLRSQESFVWNATNITRNLRSQLIDLFVTYGAWVKLVYLEVPNARRVEQNANRKHPVPEPAVSRMLEKLEIPAVWEAHEVLYEVS from the coding sequence ATGAACTGGCAATTAACTGACCGGAAAAGCTGGCCCGATTTGCTGCGCCAGTTCGATTTTGTCCGCGATATGGTAGGCGTTCCGCAAGACCCGGCCCATCATGCCGAAGGTGATGTAGCCGTGCATACCCGCATGGTGCTGGAGGCCCTTGAATTGTTACCGGCTTATCGGGCACTTCCCGCCAACGAACAGGCGATCCTTTGGGCAGCCGCGCTACTGCATGATGTTGAAAAGCGCTCGACAACCATGCAGGAAGGTGATGGACGAATTACCTCCAAAGGCCATGCCCGAAAAGGCGAACGAACCGCTCGACTACTCCTATATGACGCGTATCCGACGCCTTTCATTCAGCGTGAAGCCGTCGCCAGGCTTGTCCGTTATCATGGTTTGCCGCTCTGGATATTTGAGAAAGAAAGCCCACGTCAAGCGCTTTTGCAGGCCAGTCTGGAAGTCAATACGGCCTGGCTGGCGCTGTTGGCCCGCGCCGATGTGCTGGGGCGAGTCTGCGCCGATCAGGACGAGTTGTTGTACCGGATTGATCTGTTTGAGGAGTTCTGCCGCGAGCAGGATTGCTGGGGTAAATCGTATCCGTTTGCGTCAAATCTGACCCGGTTCCAGTATTTCCGACGCGACGATTTGGCTCCCGATTTCCCACTTTACGACGATACCAAAACAACGGTTGTACTATTGAGTGGCTTACCGGGCGTGGGGAAGGACCATTACCTGCTGTCGCACTATCGGGATTGGCCAGTGGTCAGTCTGGATGGTATTCGACGGCAGTTCGGCATCGACCCGTTAGATCGGAAGGGAACAGGCCGGGTTGTCCAAATGGCAAAAGAACAGGCGCGGGCTTATTTGCGAAGCCAGGAGTCGTTTGTCTGGAATGCTACCAACATAACCCGGAACTTACGGTCACAGTTGATTGATTTATTCGTGACCTACGGTGCCTGGGTTAAACTAGTCTATCTGGAAGTACCCAACGCCCGCCGGGTCGAACAGAACGCGAACCGTAAACATCCCGTACCCGAACCAGCCGTTAGCCGTATGCTGGAGAAGCTAGAGATTCCGGCTGTCTGGGAAGCTCATGAGGTTCTATATGAAGTAAGCTAA
- a CDS encoding RNA polymerase sigma factor: MTESEQNNIFGKWLQQHKGQIFKVVRAYAATTMDQDDLFQEIMIQVWHSIPAFRKESLVNTWVYRIALNTAIKWVGKEQKYAKSRESLDTVQAVLQEAKVPLDERLSWLYEEIHKFDEIDRSITLLLLDGFSYKEMAAMLGITESNVGVKINRIKKQLIARSKQLNPYGI; this comes from the coding sequence ATGACGGAATCTGAGCAGAACAATATTTTCGGCAAGTGGCTTCAGCAACATAAAGGGCAGATTTTTAAGGTGGTTCGGGCTTATGCAGCAACGACAATGGATCAGGATGACCTGTTTCAGGAGATAATGATTCAGGTATGGCACTCTATTCCCGCCTTCCGAAAAGAGTCGTTGGTCAATACCTGGGTCTATCGCATTGCGCTCAACACCGCTATTAAGTGGGTTGGCAAAGAGCAAAAGTATGCGAAAAGCCGCGAATCGCTCGACACGGTTCAGGCTGTTTTGCAGGAAGCCAAAGTACCACTCGACGAGCGCCTGAGCTGGCTCTACGAAGAGATTCACAAATTCGATGAAATCGATCGATCCATTACCCTGTTGCTGCTGGATGGCTTCAGCTATAAAGAGATGGCGGCCATGCTGGGTATCACGGAGTCGAATGTGGGAGTGAAGATTAATCGAATCAAGAAACAACTGATTGCCCGATCAAAACAACTGAATCCATATGGAATTTGA
- a CDS encoding YgiQ family radical SAM protein, giving the protein MLERPLTDWLPLTKQEVDKRGWDEVDIVLVSGDAYVDHPAFGTAVIGRIMESEGFRVAIIAQPNWKDDLRDFKKFGRPKYFFGVTAGCMDSMVNHYTANKRLRSNDSYTPGGEAGFRPDYATIVYSNILKTLYPDVPVLLGGIEASLRRVTHYDYWQDKLMPSILVDSGADMLVYGMGEQPLREILKLVRKNVPFSSMRNINQVAFMHDAQTELRDYNNWNTVELSSHEECLDDKIKYAANFKIVEVESNKWQANRITQKVGDQVLVINPPFKTMDETEIDKSFDLPYTRLPHPKYKKRGPIPAYEMIKFSVNMHRGCFGGCSFCTISAHQGKFIASRSEKSVMREVEEITKHPEFKGYISDLGGPSANMYKMKGKDESICARCQSPSCIHPVICSNLDTSHKPLTQLYRQVDAHPKIKKAFVGSGVRYDLLVDDFNKNNEDGNHDEYMEQLTTRHVSGRLKVAPEHTADDTLRIMRKPSFKYFKLFKKKYDQIQEKHNLKQPLIPYFISSHPGCEEQDMANLAAETKDMGFQLEQVQDFTPTPMTVAEVIYYSGVHPYTLKPVKTAKTRDEKQAQNRYFFWYKPEYKDWIRNRLNKLNRPDLADKLLGGPKKEKSGKPTFNRNFSARKKR; this is encoded by the coding sequence ATGCTGGAAAGACCCCTTACCGATTGGTTGCCGCTCACAAAACAGGAAGTTGACAAGAGAGGCTGGGACGAAGTGGATATTGTGCTGGTGTCGGGGGACGCCTATGTTGACCATCCGGCTTTCGGAACCGCCGTTATTGGTCGGATTATGGAAAGCGAAGGGTTTCGCGTAGCCATTATTGCCCAACCCAACTGGAAAGACGATCTACGCGATTTCAAGAAATTTGGTCGCCCTAAATATTTCTTTGGCGTAACGGCAGGCTGTATGGATTCGATGGTGAACCATTACACGGCCAATAAGCGTCTGCGTTCCAATGATTCCTATACCCCCGGTGGCGAAGCGGGTTTCCGCCCCGACTACGCCACCATTGTGTATTCCAACATTCTGAAAACATTGTATCCAGATGTGCCCGTTCTGCTGGGAGGTATTGAAGCGTCCCTGCGTCGGGTAACCCACTACGATTATTGGCAGGATAAACTGATGCCGTCGATTCTGGTCGATTCAGGGGCTGATATGCTGGTATATGGTATGGGAGAGCAGCCTCTGCGTGAAATCCTGAAACTGGTTCGGAAAAATGTACCGTTTTCGTCCATGCGGAATATCAATCAGGTGGCATTCATGCATGATGCACAGACCGAACTGCGGGATTACAACAACTGGAATACAGTAGAGTTGTCGAGTCATGAGGAGTGTCTGGACGATAAGATCAAGTACGCGGCCAATTTCAAGATTGTCGAGGTTGAGTCCAACAAGTGGCAGGCGAACCGGATCACCCAAAAGGTTGGCGATCAGGTTCTGGTGATTAATCCGCCGTTCAAAACGATGGACGAGACCGAAATCGATAAGTCGTTCGATCTGCCGTATACCCGTCTGCCGCATCCGAAATACAAAAAACGTGGGCCGATTCCAGCTTACGAGATGATCAAATTCTCGGTCAATATGCACCGGGGTTGTTTCGGTGGCTGTAGCTTTTGTACTATTTCGGCGCACCAGGGTAAGTTTATTGCATCGCGGAGCGAGAAATCAGTAATGCGTGAAGTCGAAGAGATTACGAAACACCCTGAGTTTAAGGGATACATCTCGGACCTGGGCGGCCCTTCGGCCAATATGTATAAGATGAAGGGGAAAGACGAGTCGATCTGTGCCCGTTGCCAGAGTCCAAGCTGTATTCACCCGGTTATCTGCTCGAACCTCGATACCTCACATAAGCCTCTAACGCAGTTATACCGTCAGGTCGACGCGCATCCGAAAATCAAGAAAGCGTTTGTCGGGTCGGGTGTTCGGTACGATCTACTGGTCGATGATTTCAACAAAAACAACGAAGACGGTAACCACGACGAATACATGGAGCAACTGACTACGCGCCATGTATCGGGCCGATTAAAAGTGGCTCCTGAACATACCGCCGACGATACGCTGCGGATTATGCGGAAACCATCGTTCAAGTATTTTAAGCTGTTCAAGAAAAAATACGACCAGATTCAGGAGAAGCACAACCTCAAGCAGCCGCTGATTCCCTACTTCATTTCGTCGCACCCCGGCTGTGAAGAACAAGACATGGCCAACCTGGCAGCTGAAACCAAAGACATGGGTTTTCAGCTCGAACAGGTGCAGGATTTCACGCCCACACCCATGACTGTGGCTGAGGTGATCTACTACTCAGGTGTGCATCCGTACACGCTGAAACCCGTTAAAACGGCCAAAACGCGGGATGAGAAACAGGCGCAAAACCGCTATTTCTTCTGGTACAAACCTGAATACAAAGACTGGATTCGGAACCGCCTGAACAAACTCAACCGCCCCGATCTGGCTGATAAACTGCTGGGTGGGCCGAAAAAAGAAAAATCGGGTAAACCGACATTCAATCGAAACTTTTCGGCTAGAAAAAAACGGTAG
- a CDS encoding Nif3-like dinuclear metal center hexameric protein yields the protein MNTLPGRRQFLTTVTKAVGTSLLINTPFLTKAGSSTTATFTVGQVMDLILKTIPGAPFPKTVDTLKSGSPSQTITGIISTMFTTIEVIEKTIAAGANFIIAHEPTFYNHLDETDWLSNDPVFKHKHDLLTKNNIAVWRFHDYWHSHKPDGIRAGMLSALGWEKYVDPENPQVLLLPSTTVGQIITHAKQKLGIQQVRVVGDTAQKCQRVLLLPGAAGGRNQIMAIEKAKPDVVLCGEASEWETPEYIRDARRQGQTISLVVLGHIMSEAAGMEWLVSWLQPKVPGVKVSYIPSGNPFSYE from the coding sequence ATGAATACGCTACCCGGACGCCGTCAATTTCTGACAACTGTCACAAAAGCTGTTGGCACGTCACTCCTGATCAATACGCCTTTTCTGACGAAAGCAGGTTCGTCGACCACAGCCACGTTTACCGTTGGGCAAGTGATGGATCTGATTCTGAAAACGATACCCGGCGCCCCATTTCCCAAAACCGTCGATACCCTGAAATCGGGTAGCCCATCCCAGACCATCACGGGAATTATATCGACTATGTTTACGACCATTGAGGTTATTGAAAAAACCATTGCTGCCGGAGCCAACTTCATCATCGCCCACGAACCAACTTTCTACAATCACCTCGACGAAACCGACTGGCTCAGCAACGATCCGGTATTCAAACACAAACATGACCTGCTGACGAAAAATAACATTGCTGTCTGGCGATTCCACGATTATTGGCATTCACATAAACCTGATGGCATTCGGGCTGGCATGCTGTCGGCGTTGGGCTGGGAAAAATACGTAGACCCCGAAAACCCGCAGGTTCTTCTGCTGCCATCAACCACGGTAGGTCAGATTATTACCCATGCCAAGCAGAAACTGGGTATACAGCAGGTGCGGGTCGTTGGTGATACAGCTCAGAAATGCCAGCGCGTGTTGCTGTTGCCGGGTGCTGCGGGTGGTCGAAATCAGATCATGGCTATCGAAAAAGCCAAACCCGATGTGGTACTGTGCGGAGAAGCCAGTGAGTGGGAAACGCCCGAGTACATCCGCGATGCCCGTCGGCAGGGGCAGACCATTTCACTGGTAGTACTGGGTCATATCATGAGCGAAGCCGCCGGGATGGAATGGCTCGTTTCGTGGCTGCAACCCAAAGTACCCGGCGTAAAGGTCAGCTACATTCCGTCGGGCAATCCGTTTAGCTACGAATAG